The Macrobrachium rosenbergii isolate ZJJX-2024 chromosome 20, ASM4041242v1, whole genome shotgun sequence region TCAGCATGGTCACGGAAATTCTGTCTGTAATGCACAATGGCAAGAACCCAGTTAACTTAAAAAGAAACCGAAGTTAAAGATAAATTCATTTGAGGGCCCCTTCGTATTCAACAAAACAACCTTAACTTGGGAAATAatgtgaaatgtttttcaaaggAATATCTTATTTAAAATTGCACCGTCCCTTTGTCatatttaatggaaaaaagtATCCATCTGTACCATGGTAATTTAAACAGGTTCTAACCCTCCTGCTGGCTAATGGAAACATGATAAGTTTTACTTATCAAGGTAACAATACTACTCAGTGAAGAAAACGATATTTATAGAAAGGAAAGTCATTGCTGGTTCCTAATTTGTGCGAGaggtttattttgaaattctaatGCAATCGTATGAAAATACGAACAATAATCTTAGACCATTCAAGATTTGCTTGGTCTCCAGGGTACTCCTCAGTGTCCGCTACCTTTCTAATATTAACAATGGTAGCCATAtttacttgaaaaagaaaaggtcAAAAAAGTTTCAAATGGCAAAAGTCCGGCCGGTGCTCCAACTCCCTTCCACAGTTGAgacatttatcttcaatttcCTCGACAATTTTGGGGGCTTTTGTCGTTGTCCAAAGAATTCCAGAAGCAATTCGAGCAGCACTTCTGGGTCTGTAACTTTTATCCCCCTACTTCACGAAAAGAAGTTGGAGAACTACGAGGAGGAGAGGTGGAGATTTCGGCTTTAGAATATTTCCTTTACCgtttatttatattccatttctcATTCCAGGAACGCTGGACGTTTTGCATCTTCCAGACAAGCAGTACAAACCGCCAAAGTTCGGCTGGCGGGAATCGAGCACTCGACCTGGCTCGTGGAGGGCCGTTAAAAATCGACCACTTTTGGTCCACACGAAGGATATTTTTCCCGACGGCTTCCCGAAAGAGTTTTCCATCCTGATTACAATTCGACCTGATCTCGGGAATATGGTGAGTTTAAGctgtcgtttttttttattgtacatttatttatcgTTATAGGGAGAACCTTTCCTATGTTGACATCTTTAATTGTTGAAAACTTTAGACTCTCTTGAAATGGATTTGAAACATAATATCTACACAACTACTACTAACAATGATAACTAGCATATATTTCTCTATTCCTGGtatgaaaacaacagatatttttAGCATTTCCAACATATCTCGAAAGTTAGTCGTCacctataaaaattatatcagttaAAAACAGAAAGATTGTACTAAAAAAGTTAACTTTGTTTCGATATTCCAtctaagtaattttcattttattcaaattgtATTTACAAGCCCATCCCCATAAAAAACGGCTTTTACAAAGTAGAAGGCCttgtgatagaaataaaaaaatactgaaaattctgatcaaaaacataaaaaaggcaaataatagAACAGGACCATAAAAATGCAACTCAGTAGATGATGTGTGATGACTTGTCCACAGGGCATGTTATTCATCATGCATCGTGCCTACGAAGGAGAGGTCTACCTAGGCCTTGGCCTCGGATCAGGTCTCGAGCTTCTACACACAGGGCCTACCACCCCCGATGACGTGTTGCAGATCAATGTGGCTCCTATCAATGTCAATCTCACCGATGGACATTGGCACCAGCTGGCCATAAGGTGAGTCAcgatgttacttctttctaacacTTGAATATacttgtggtctctctctctctctctctctctctctctctctctctctctctctctctctctctctctctctcatcatcgcCACCAGTTAGCTCTAAGTCACGGAAATGGCTACGTTCCTTAATGTGGGTGAGATTTTgcgtaatttttgttgttttgcatgtgattctctctctctctctctctctctctctctctctctctctctctctctctctctctctctctctcttttattttgcaaccagacattacttttctttctctgttaagCACTGTGATGTAGTTGCTTGTATACAACTAGTGACGGAAAGACATGCAGACAGAATCactcaaaatatttcaataaatgttcCATATCGTTTGCCCTAATGTAACATCAGTAATCAAAATGACAGTTGATTATTAATAATTCTGCTTTTGTGCTATGGATGAAAAATATGCTGTATTACATTGGCTTCAGTcacaaatgaaaattcattatatGAGGATAAGTCCATGCTCTCATTAACTTTGGAAAGGTCAGGCAATCTGAAGCTCTGTGAAACCACTGATTCATTGAGATTGATTATTAAGCAAATGAGGTCAGTGAATGGATGCCTGTTTCATCGACTGTTTCTGTGTGAGACGATACTTTAGTAATTATTGTTAATTAGCTGCTACAATCACGCTTTTTAATAACATTCATTGGGATTAATTGCCTTTATTGATTGGTGTGGCCTCTTTGTGACTAGTGGATTGATTTTGGCTTTTTGGGGGGAAATATTCGCTGTGGATTTTTGCTtctgcatttatttgtttaatcctTTGAGCTTCCATTTCCCTTTTATACACATACAGGCACTTCAGGCCTCAGTATGGCCAGTTGGCCGCTAATGCCAATCTAGAAAGGTATGTTGAGTTTTAGGATGAGATTGCTACCCTCGTCTGCGTGATCCCTCTGATTATCGAGGGAATGGTGCCAAGGCATCAGCATTTATCGTTACTTACCCATCCAAGCGCTGGCCAGTATTCAACtacattgttttaataaatgaatacccGCAGTTATGTTCATGAGTAAATACTGCATTTTTGACGCAGTATAAGGCAACAATAAAATGGTAGCTTTTGGCTGTTTACACCATAGTCCTCCTGCTAAAGAGGACTATGGTGCAAGCGGTCGAAAGCTGCCATTTTACTGTTGACTAGCATTGTTTTGAAAAAATGAGTGACCCATAGATTACTGTACCCAGTGACTCACCCACAAGCGCCAAACTTTAGAATTGTCCTTGTTACATACTCTTCCTTCTTTCCAAAGGATGGTATGTTGCTTCCTTTTCGATTAGACCATGGCTAAACGTGGCGATACATTTTTTCcgcttaaatattaaaataatacctTTCAAGGCATACTTTTTTCTTTGGATATAACCATACATTGATCCAACAAAATTAATCAGGTTTCATTGTACAAAAATAAGTCACACATGCTCGATTAAACATAagtaaacagaaaatgacagtttattatttactataatattttcatataacataaaatgtgaattaaaattgaattaaaggCAAATATCATTCAAAGAAGTTGAAGGTATTCTTTATTGTTCGATTTCACATTATGATGCTTTTTCATACTGGGTTTGCTAGTTTGTTAAACAATTAGTTGTACTTCTATAAATGAAAATCCATTGGAGGACCtcgttaatataattttaaaaagagcCTGTCAGTTAACACATGTATgtggcagaaagagagaaaattggcaGCAACTTTTCAAACCAAACGATGAATTAAAACTGTATTGTGGTAGACAGTAAACATTTTCAGCTCGGAAAAATAATACacctatgtatttatattttagtgaatgtttatatatacagttaaaaaatttattaccaTATGAGCGCTTTAAGTATATAGGCAAAAGTATattggaaaatattaagaaaaaattatgtttacTGCTCAGTCGTAATCGGGCTTTACAGAGAGATTCAAGTACACCCAATCCTTAGGCTTTCCATTTTACCTTCATTCATCGAGGTAACTGGTTGATGTTGGTGATTATGAATTATGCCGGCCTTATACCAGGACTTTTAGACACCCGAGAAAAATCATTTTACCTGAACCTCCAAAACTGACACGTAGACCGCACCCGCACCACGTGATCTGTGTTCATGCAATTTATCTGTCAGTTGACATTACATTGGGTTTAACCTTGTGATTGATGTGATTACAtacaggaaatatgaaataaaggcGAAAGCCATTGCAGACTTCTAGTAACTACGATGGAAACATAATATATTAACACTTAACAAAATAGCTTTAGAAGCCGATTTAGCATTATAAAGCTGTGATCTCTCCAACATCAGGTTGAGGTAATATGGATGCCAAAGAAGTTAGCAGACGTTCAGAGCATGCATCTATGCACGCTGTGATAACTGGGATAATACATTCAATGTTTATTATGCGCCAAGTGTAGTGTaggacaaaaattaatatattagcaTCCAACTTTACTCCTGTTAATGCACTATGACACTCTCCCTGAATGAAAGCAATTATTCCTTTTAATTAATGTAAGCTTGATTGATTACCAAACaggttattaatttcattttggtGCCTTTATAAACTGAATATCGTTGTTCTGTGTTGTTGACGTGTGATCATTATGAGACTCTTctccacatttttaaaaatcttttcccGTTCTCTTCAGTGTCATGGAAGACAACGCCATTCAGGTGTATGTCGACTGCCGTTGGATAAGTCGACAGGTCCTGCGTCGATCGACTTTAGAAATCCCGATGGACACGCTATTGTATGTTGGTGGGATGCCTGGAAGGAGCTACGAGGTAAATTTAGTTTTAAGATAAGGGACTGTGTTaataaaaaggcaaaagtaaAACCTCAGTAAGTGAGTAAAATTCTGATTGAAAACTAACACCACAAGTACGGAATACTGCCTAGAAACAAAATCATTCTGCTTGCTTCATTATGCAGACCCTGGGTGTACATTAACTTACGTACGTTATTCTTTGATGCCTATTCCTTTACATAACGCCAAGAATGATTTAGGGAGTATTGAATACTTGTATACTTTCTCTACAGCCTCTGCTTAACCACCTCCATTATAACATTCCTTTTTGTTATGCTTATAAAATTGTGAGACCCTAAATTAGACGTTAAGCTAAAGTGTGATGATGTGTAAGCAATTTTGTCAGTagttttgcatacatatatatatatatatatatatatatatatatatatatatatatatatatatatatatatatatatatatagtatatatatatatatatatatatatatatacatatatatatatatatatatatagtatatatgtatatatatatatatatatatatatatatatatatatatatatacatgtattatatttatttatttataattctaatcataatcaagaaaatattcttCCTCCTCAATATTCCCTCGGCACCCAACAGGGAGAAATGGAGCAGTTCATAATCAGCAGATCTTCCGATGCCGTGGCTAAGCAGTGCAAGCCGGAGCCGGTTCCCATCATAGACGAAACATTGCAGGTGAGTAGCCATTCCGTAAAAAGGGTGAGGTGGTAAGGAGCTACGAAATAGCGGAGCAAAGTTAGTAACGGAGCGGTCTTCCTCTCAAAACTAATCTCGAAGCGTTTGGAGTAGCCCCTGattggtggggtgggggcggtTGGAAGTTATTTTCCAAGGTACCTTTACTATGTCTAGCGTCGATTTCAAATTTTGGGGTAAGGGGTTTGGTTTTGGTttcaagtgagaaaataaaatcattatatcaCTTAGAAAAattgagtatttatttttatttatgaaatacttGAACAACTGTGAAAACATAAAATGGATCTTGACCAACTATCGTAGAAAGAATAGAATATTGATTTTGTATCTGACGCACgtggcgataaaaaaaaaatcagatatatgTAGTAGTCTTCCAACAGAAAAGTACCACGTAGACTTTAGCTGTATATTAAGAAAACTATATTGGAAAACGAAAATTTAGAACACCCAGAACTCAGGCCATTCAGTAAgttataacataaaaatttgaaacatttaagaaaaattcaagacGCAGACATGGACTCTTCTTAGCGCATGAATGTGGCTCACCAGGTGGACGAAATGAGGGCCGATAGAAGGACCCccgaaaataaaagaggaaaagttgGAAGTGACAATCCTGTTATAATTAGGGTCGTCCACAAGGATGATTGGGATCCTTGAGATTTAATAGTagtcattttttctatttttaaatatcgCCATTTTCGTGCGTGTCTTTGAACTGTGCCATCATTTCGTCTTATTCCATTGTATTTCGCCCTTGTTTACTCCATGGGATTATAGTCCATTCTTTGGAATAGTTGCATATTGCGATATTGCTGATAATTAATGAGATTTGTAGAGCTATTTTGTATTCGTTATTTGTATGATTGGGTTATTATAAATCTAGTTAACCTGGAAAAATGTGAATAACCTAATGAATATCTAGACAGTTTTAGTCATTAAAGTCATTAAcggtaataataaggattattATGCTCTACTTACTAAAGGCCGATTCGTGAAGTAATGTTATTAAcactatgcttttatttttatattacattctaCCCTGTAGGGGGGTTAATGCCGTGAATGCGCCTcgcttggtgcactgtaggcattacttaagggtctttgcaatgtcccttcggcctcctacttgcaacctctttcattgcttttactgtatctccgttcattttctctttgttccatctgactttctaccctctcctaacaattgttccatagtgcaactgctttgaggttttcctcttgttacacttttcaaacattCTTACTATCAATTCCCTTTCATTgtagaatgacctcataggtcccagcgcttagccatTGGCCTAGATTCCATATTATATTCCAGATTACATTCTGTGAATGTAGATTTTGGCATTTTTCAATTATACTTTAAGTAAGCAAATAATATTTGCAACCAGGATACCGGTCGACCTCTGGGACTTGTCATGCAGCAAGAACAAGAACAGAACAACCACATTTTCCCAGTCGTCCACCACCCATACAATGGAGGGGCCTCGGACGAATACGACTACGACCACTATGACGAAGGAGGAGACTACGAGGGAGAATACGATAACGGTGGTGAAGAGTACGACGACTTAGGTCCGGACTCGTACGATAATTACCCTAATTACGTGTACGACGACTACGGAGATTTCGAAGGAGACCGAATTCCAGGCACATCCGACTGGGAGAGTCCTCCCTCCACTTATGCAGAGGAAGTAGAGGCCCAAAGTGCAGAGACTGGTGCAGAAGAAGACAGGCGCAGCGAGATGAAAGAAATGCCAGGGAAGGGgacggaaggggagggggaaggagaaggtGGACATTTCGAAACGGGGATTCCTGCCGCCTCTACAGGGGCTACTGACGACGAGGATCTTATCGAAGGTTCAGGAGTACTGGAAGGGAATGGAAGATTCGGTAAGTAGGAACTTATGTTACCTGTAGTGTCAGCGCGTTTTGTGATTAAATGTAAACTAATgtgcataaaatattaaaaattaaataaagtttttactTGGAAAACTGGTTAAAATACTTAACAAATGGTTGTGTTCTCCAGTGGGCTGCTTGTTCGAGAGTAAGATTAACATTTGCTGTAAGCCGTTATCGTTTCACTACAGATAacgtttttttcttgttttaagtattttttgtttagtcTGATGTTACATTACCTGCCGTCTTCATTTTGACAGTTTTGACTTGGTCCGTGTGGTCTGGTTGTTCTACATCCTGTGATGGAGGCGTTCGCATCCGGTCATACAGGTGCCTCCCAGGTCAGGTAAACCTCGAGGAATGCGTCCACTCTGGAATTGAAACGCAGGAACAGAAAGCCTGTAACCTTCAGCCATGTCCATCAACAACCCCGGTCAGTCATTTACCAACGACGACTACAGAAACCCCGACCACCCCCACGACACCACCAGTTTTGGTAGACACGGAGTCTCCATCTCCAACGCTCTGGGACCCTCCGGAGGAAGCGAGAGTCCAGTACCAGAAGGAGATCATGATGCAGAACATTCCCTACGTGACGACAACCAACGTCATCCTCCCATCCGTCACGACGTCAGATAACGGACATCCTTTGGGCTCTGTTGTCACTTCTCCAGCTCCTCCCCCTATAGTAATGACGACGCCCAAGCATGTCCAGATGCATCCTCTGTTCCCCACGACGGTTATCAACGCTGGAGGTCCAATGGAACCCGTGCAGGAAAGAAGTTACGTCAATGACACGCAGcggttttattcagaaactaaaCCATTAAAGCCTTTGAAATCGGATCTCTCGGCCTCTAAATCGGTTTGGCAGGTAAGAgccttcaatattattttcacatatgtttttGCACTGGCAAAGGTTAATAGTTCAAAAATGTGGCGCACGAAAGCATGtgtgcatattttctctcttatgtatAGCAGAGAATTTTAGCTCTTACTTGTATAATGGTTGATGAACCCAAAGATTCAAGTTGATagtaaattagaaaatattctATGACCATTTGATTAAAGAagttttgcttaaatttttttctgcatattCCCAGTTTCTCTTCTTGCGTTATCgataatttgaatttcaaatttgaCTGGAATATATTAATGCTTAGCCTTATTTCATCTATAATATCAGGAATTCTTTCTGCATTTCagcatatatatagaatagagcGTGAAAAATTCTCTGTcgcacattacacatatatagcAAGTCTTTTTAATTTCCTACTTTCACTCTTGATAAggggtttttctttttctttttccagatgtTAAACAGATTAAATGAATGCTCTTGTTCCTTTCTAGATGTCAGTCGTTACATAAAATGTCGTAGAAAGTACATTTTTGAAGTAGTTAAATTGTTTCTACTCATTTCAGCTGTATTAGTAAAACTACATTGCAATTTATAATTCAGAATAACGGTTAAAGATGTATGAAACAAATTTcagttacgaataaaaaaaaaacctgtcaaaagCTTTTGTGAAAACAATAGAAGGAAAAAAGGCGCAGACAATTAGCCTTCGCAGATAAAATACGTGTCTGTTTAAAATCCCGTTTACAAGAGCttttatgaaagaataatactgtataaggCAAGCGACGgccggaaaaaaaaagaaagttagagGAGTGGAAAATGTCAGTTTTAGATCCACATCCATTTCCGAAATTACATTTCCACTTCAGTGATCAGGTTTTGCTCTCCCACTCGTCTATTTCGTCCCTCTGAGTAAACAGTCATGATGTTCAAATAATGATCGTTCTAGACTTGCCACGTATCagtaatttcattgtttatttcgtGTATTAAagtatttcctctctttttctatttAGGACAGTTGGGAAATCATTTCATGGAACATTTGTTTGATTGttatacatttacagtatgttTATGTGTCGACTCTCACACACGTTTACATGCGTGTGTGTCGACTAATTATTCACACCAGCAGTTGGATGCACATGTTTTATGTTTGTAATATACTTTTAGAATATTGAGAATATAAGTGTCATAGGTATtattatgagaataataataataataataataataataataataataataataataataataataataataataataataatacattcagaatgaatggttttatttttatgcagaaGATTCGTAAGTGgctgaataaaaaatttcaaatttgaaCATCACTTTTcgaagaaataaatataccagACAATTAGCGTCTCCTTTTCggtgttgtgtatttttttttttttttttgcatcgtgataaaaatgaaattgcatttttgcagttttgttctctttctctgcaatatcaggaaaagaaatgtataaaaaatatgaaagctaAAAACTCCTGCATTACTGATCCTTTACTGACaggaagatttttcttttcattttcattttctgccagTACAAATGTCATTGACCTCTTCGTCATCTCTTCTCTTCTGGTTATTATCAAGAAAACCAGAGTCTGCCAGACAGAAACTTTTAATTAGAGCCTCATTTTAGGTCGAGAGTTTTCatggttaatattttttctcgCGATCCAAATATTAAAGTGCCATCGTTACTCCCTTCTGAATTTTATAGACAATTAGTGTCTATAAAATTTGCTGGAAAATTTCCCGCTTTTTTTTCTGCTCCCCCGATACAAGTGTAATTGAATCCTCtgccattttcttctcttttctggaTATTTCCCAACAGCCACAGGTGGGCAGAGACCTAAACGAAGTTATGCCTCCAGGGGAAAGACCCTCCGCAACAGCCAAGAAGACTGCGTCTTCCTGGAACCGCAAATGGAGTTATCACTATCACCACCAGCACCGCATGCGACACCATCACACAAAACGTAAGATGAAAACAGAGACTGATAGACACTTTTGATCTATAGGATGTTGATACTTTAGTGACTAGCATTGTTTTTGCTGTGAAACTGTAgggtaatattataaaaaaatagaattacatTTTCTTACTCTACAATTTCAGCTCTTTACACCTTTTTACGGACTACTCCGTCACGTTGTTGcgacatttcaaaagaaatggacATTTTCCATAATGCTCAGGTGATCTGATTTCTATCTGCAAACTTTCAACctcaatattttgataaaaaccaCTCGGAGTCAGTTGCCCGTGGCAGACTAATAATTCATGCCGAATGTCCTTGTTATTTCAACAGATCAGTTCATGCAAAACGAGCGAGAATGCGGAGGGGGCTGTCTCAACGGGGGAGTGTGTGTTTACGGAGGCGTTTGTCACTGTAGGGGAGGCTGGAGGGGCAGAAGATGCGAGCAGGCAGACTGCGGACGCGGCTGCATGAATGGAGGCGTCTGCATTGCGCCTGATACGTGTCGCTGTCCGCATGGTT contains the following coding sequences:
- the LOC136849181 gene encoding uncharacterized protein isoform X4; the protein is MRAQLLLLLVLLALVMGAKRGNVGTKEKHVARRKGVQNDSPVHENDVCSRVKDQAPVSLAKRTQRAQVVFYGFVTRVYKKDGRETYPAEFFIVNVFKGANIIAKLLGVNGGYGGVSNLRDKRINVTNFGPMESCMAPLKEQRTFIILANARNGRHLRAHYDYPGSAAVQWSKENEEEVWRALGWDGWSDWSGCSASCGSGTQERRRYCLKPEGCHGYNTERRRCNFFSCNGTLDVLHLPDKQYKPPKFGWRESSTRPGSWRAVKNRPLLVHTKDIFPDGFPKEFSILITIRPDLGNMGMLFIMHRAYEGEVYLGLGLGSGLELLHTGPTTPDDVLQINVAPINVNLTDGHWHQLAISVMEDNAIQVYVDCRWISRQVLRRSTLEIPMDTLLYVGGMPGRSYEGEMEQFIISRSSDAVAKQCKPEPVPIIDETLQDTGRPLGLVMQQEQEQNNHIFPVVHHPYNGGASDEYDYDHYDEGGDYEGEYDNGGEEYDDLGPDSYDNYPNYVYDDYGDFEGDRIPGTSDWESPPSTYAEEVEAQSAETGAEEDRRSEMKEMPGKGTEGEGEGEGGHFETGIPAASTGATDDEDLIEGSGVLEGNGRFVLTWSVWSGCSTSCDGGVRIRSYRCLPGQVNLEECVHSGIETQEQKACNLQPCPSTTPVSHLPTTTTETPTTPTTPPVLVDTESPSPTLWDPPEEARVQYQKEIMMQNIPYVTTTNVILPSVTTSDNGHPLGSVVTSPAPPPIVMTTPKHVQMHPLFPTTVINAGGPMEPVQERSYVNDTQRFYSETKPLKPLKSDLSASKSVWQPQVGRDLNEVMPPGERPSATAKKTASSWNRKWSYHYHHQHRMRHHHTKHQFMQNERECGGGCLNGGVCVYGGVCHCRGGWRGRRCEQADCGRGCMNGGVCIAPDTCRCPHGYTGTYCHDAMCTKRCLHGGVCTGVDICTCPGGYSGPRCESAVCTPHCQHGGRCVAPGVCSCPAGYGGPICQRLLCSHGCGVGGVCIGVERCRCGIGYTGPTCSIPVCDPPCSNGGTCVSPGVCSCPEGYSGLWCTVKKCKYVPKQVAYTRSYKKVVPQRVQTHCGAWGWKSCTSVRQVYQTVTQKFYRTVYTCSNSP
- the LOC136849181 gene encoding uncharacterized protein isoform X1, translated to MRAQLLLLLVLLALVMGAKRGNVGTKEKHVARRKGVQNDSPVHENDVCSRVKDQAPVSLAKRTQRAQVVFYGFVTRVYKKDGRETYPAEFFIVNVFKGANIIAKLLGVNGGYGGVSNLRDKRINVTNFGPMESCMAPLKEQRTFIILANARNGRHLRAHYDYPGSAAVQWSKENEEEVWRALGWDGWSDWSGCSASCGSGTQERRRYCLKPEGCHGYNTERRRCNFFSCNGTLDVLHLPDKQYKPPKFGWRESSTRPGSWRAVKNRPLLVHTKDIFPDGFPKEFSILITIRPDLGNMGMLFIMHRAYEGEVYLGLGLGSGLELLHTGPTTPDDVLQINVAPINVNLTDGHWHQLAISVMEDNAIQVYVDCRWISRQVLRRSTLEIPMDTLLYVGGMPGRSYEGEMEQFIISRSSDAVAKQCKPEPVPIIDETLQDTGRPLGLVMQQEQEQNNHIFPVVHHPYNGGASDEYDYDHYDEGGDYEGEYDNGGEEYDDLGPDSYDNYPNYVYDDYGDFEGDRIPGTSDWESPPSTYAEEVEAQSAETGAEEDRRSEMKEMPGKGTEGEGEGEGGHFETGIPAASTGATDDEDLIEGSGVLEGNGRFVLTWSVWSGCSTSCDGGVRIRSYRCLPGQVNLEECVHSGIETQEQKACNLQPCPSTTPVSHLPTTTTETPTTPTTPPVLVDTESPSPTLWDPPEEARVQYQKEIMMQNIPYVTTTNVILPSVTTSDNGHPLGSVVTSPAPPPIVMTTPKHVQMHPLFPTTVINAGGPMEPVQERSYVNDTQRFYSETKPLKPLKSDLSASKSVWQPQVGRDLNEVMPPGERPSATAKKTASSWNRKWSYHYHHQHRMRHHHTKHQFMQNERECGGGCLNGGVCVYGGVCHCRGGWRGRRCEQADCGRGCMNGGVCIAPDTCRCPHGYTGTYCHDAVCNPSCANGGTCIIPGLCACPSGYLPPACTPMCTKRCLHGGVCTGVDICTCPGGYSGPRCESAVCTPHCQHGGRCVAPGVCSCPAGYGGPICQRPVCRPQCQNGGACVAPYRCRCPNGTFGSYCQHFLCSHGCGVGGVCIGVERCRCGIGYTGPTCSIPVCDPPCSNGGTCVSPGVCSCPEGYSGLWCTVKKCKYVPKQVAYTRSYKKVVPQRVQTHCGAWGWKSCTSVRQVYQTVTQKFYRTVYTCSNSP
- the LOC136849181 gene encoding uncharacterized protein isoform X2, with product MRAQLLLLLVLLALVMGAKRGNVGTKEKHVARRKGVQNDSPVHENDVCSRVKDQAPVSLAKRTQRAQVVFYGFVTRVYKKDGRETYPAEFFIVNVFKGANIIAKLLGVNGGYGGVSNLRDKRINVTNFGPMESCMAPLKEQRTFIILANARNGRHLRAHYDYPGSAAVQWSKENEEEVWRALGWDGWSDWSGCSASCGSGTQERRRYCLKPEGCHGYNTERRRCNFFSCNGTLDVLHLPDKQYKPPKFGWRESSTRPGSWRAVKNRPLLVHTKDIFPDGFPKEFSILITIRPDLGNMGMLFIMHRAYEGEVYLGLGLGSGLELLHTGPTTPDDVLQINVAPINVNLTDGHWHQLAISVMEDNAIQVYVDCRWISRQVLRRSTLEIPMDTLLYVGGMPGRSYEGEMEQFIISRSSDAVAKQCKPEPVPIIDETLQDTGRPLGLVMQQEQEQNNHIFPVVHHPYNGGASDEYDYDHYDEGGDYEGEYDNGGEEYDDLGPDSYDNYPNYVYDDYGDFEGDRIPGTSDWESPPSTYAEEVEAQSAETGAEEDRRSEMKEMPGKGTEGEGEGEGGHFETGIPAASTGATDDEDLIEGSGVLEGNGRFVLTWSVWSGCSTSCDGGVRIRSYRCLPGQVNLEECVHSGIETQEQKACNLQPCPSTTPVSHLPTTTTETPTTPTTPPVLVDTESPSPTLWDPPEEARVQYQKEIMMQNIPYVTTTNVILPSVTTSDNGHPLGSVVTSPAPPPIVMTTPKHVQMHPLFPTTVINAGGPMEPVQERSYVNDTQRFYSETKPLKPLKSDLSASKSVWQPQVGRDLNEVMPPGERPSATAKKTASSWNRKWSYHYHHQHRMRHHHTKHQFMQNERECGGGCLNGGVCVYGGVCHCRGGWRGRRCEQADCGRGCMNGGVCIAPDTCRCPHGYTGTYCHDAMCTKRCLHGGVCTGVDICTCPGGYSGPRCESAVCTPHCQHGGRCVAPGVCSCPAGYGGPICQRPVCRPQCQNGGACVAPYRCRCPNGTFGSYCQHFLCSHGCGVGGVCIGVERCRCGIGYTGPTCSIPVCDPPCSNGGTCVSPGVCSCPEGYSGLWCTVKKCKYVPKQVAYTRSYKKVVPQRVQTHCGAWGWKSCTSVRQVYQTVTQKFYRTVYTCSNSP
- the LOC136849181 gene encoding uncharacterized protein isoform X3, with amino-acid sequence MRAQLLLLLVLLALVMGAKRGNVGTKEKHVARRKGVQNDSPVHENDVCSRVKDQAPVSLAKRTQRAQVVFYGFVTRVYKKDGRETYPAEFFIVNVFKGANIIAKLLGVNGGYGGVSNLRDKRINVTNFGPMESCMAPLKEQRTFIILANARNGRHLRAHYDYPGSAAVQWSKENEEEVWRALGWDGWSDWSGCSASCGSGTQERRRYCLKPEGCHGYNTERRRCNFFSCNGTLDVLHLPDKQYKPPKFGWRESSTRPGSWRAVKNRPLLVHTKDIFPDGFPKEFSILITIRPDLGNMGMLFIMHRAYEGEVYLGLGLGSGLELLHTGPTTPDDVLQINVAPINVNLTDGHWHQLAISVMEDNAIQVYVDCRWISRQVLRRSTLEIPMDTLLYVGGMPGRSYEGEMEQFIISRSSDAVAKQCKPEPVPIIDETLQDTGRPLGLVMQQEQEQNNHIFPVVHHPYNGGASDEYDYDHYDEGGDYEGEYDNGGEEYDDLGPDSYDNYPNYVYDDYGDFEGDRIPGTSDWESPPSTYAEEVEAQSAETGAEEDRRSEMKEMPGKGTEGEGEGEGGHFETGIPAASTGATDDEDLIEGSGVLEGNGRFVLTWSVWSGCSTSCDGGVRIRSYRCLPGQVNLEECVHSGIETQEQKACNLQPCPSTTPVSHLPTTTTETPTTPTTPPVLVDTESPSPTLWDPPEEARVQYQKEIMMQNIPYVTTTNVILPSVTTSDNGHPLGSVVTSPAPPPIVMTTPKHVQMHPLFPTTVINAGGPMEPVQERSYVNDTQRFYSETKPLKPLKSDLSASKSVWQPQVGRDLNEVMPPGERPSATAKKTASSWNRKWSYHYHHQHRMRHHHTKHQFMQNERECGGGCLNGGVCVYGGVCHCRGGWRGRRCEQADCGRGCMNGGVCIAPDTCRCPHGYTGTYCHDAVCNPSCANGGTCIIPGLCACPSGYLPPACTPMCTKRCLHGGVCTGVDICTCPGGYSGPRCESAVCTPHCQHGGRCVAPGVCSCPAGYGGPICQRLLCSHGCGVGGVCIGVERCRCGIGYTGPTCSIPVCDPPCSNGGTCVSPGVCSCPEGYSGLWCTVKKCKYVPKQVAYTRSYKKVVPQRVQTHCGAWGWKSCTSVRQVYQTVTQKFYRTVYTCSNSP